The Haloarchaeobius amylolyticus genome window below encodes:
- a CDS encoding DUF7405 family protein — translation MTARDSRGIPRREFVKSAVAIGGTAALAACLDRERGGDDAASIPTGRDDPTSLPSGQHTWNRFLATDDHGNDVMARHHLLLYLDYAGDGTPTSDERETVETAFRSLERAFEWSNEGLLFTVGYSPAYFDRFDESLPETAGLAEPKALSPFEEPEFDTNDAVVHLASDHGSVLLEAEEALKGSREKANGVEMEAHLGDVFDLPSEFPGRRTGFVGDGLPAKNQDVDGIPEEADIDEDAPLYMGFKSGFKKNQASEDFVTIQEGPFAGGTTQHVSRIRLRLDDWYTENDREENVAKMFCPAHAEEGKVEGAGDNLGDSSGVEEADCVESIDEDARTHGRIGHTQKTAAAREDGSPLILRRDFDSTDRGEAGLHFLAVQRRIEDFETTREAMNGTEQTKHPTIRQRVNNGILEYTFVKRRGNFLLPPRAHRALPGPNPQ, via the coding sequence ATGACAGCACGCGACAGCCGCGGAATTCCCCGCCGCGAGTTCGTCAAATCCGCCGTCGCCATCGGCGGGACGGCCGCCCTCGCTGCCTGCCTCGACCGCGAGCGAGGCGGCGACGACGCCGCTTCCATCCCGACCGGCCGCGACGACCCGACGAGCCTCCCGAGCGGCCAGCACACCTGGAACCGGTTCCTCGCCACGGACGACCACGGCAACGACGTCATGGCCCGCCACCACCTCCTCCTCTACCTCGACTACGCGGGCGACGGGACGCCGACCAGCGACGAGCGCGAGACCGTCGAGACCGCCTTCCGGAGCCTCGAACGCGCCTTCGAGTGGTCGAACGAGGGCCTGCTGTTCACGGTCGGCTACTCCCCGGCGTACTTCGACCGGTTCGACGAGTCCCTGCCCGAGACCGCCGGGCTGGCCGAGCCGAAGGCCCTCTCCCCCTTCGAGGAACCCGAGTTCGACACCAACGACGCCGTCGTCCACCTCGCGAGCGACCACGGCTCGGTCCTGCTCGAGGCCGAAGAGGCCCTGAAGGGCAGCCGTGAGAAGGCAAACGGCGTCGAGATGGAGGCCCACCTCGGCGACGTGTTCGACCTGCCGAGCGAGTTCCCCGGCCGCCGAACCGGCTTCGTGGGCGATGGACTCCCCGCGAAGAACCAGGACGTGGACGGCATCCCGGAGGAGGCCGACATCGACGAGGACGCGCCGCTGTACATGGGGTTCAAGTCCGGTTTCAAGAAGAACCAGGCCAGCGAGGACTTCGTCACCATCCAGGAGGGCCCCTTCGCCGGCGGGACGACCCAGCACGTCTCGCGCATCCGCCTGCGTCTGGACGACTGGTACACCGAGAACGACCGGGAGGAGAACGTCGCGAAGATGTTCTGCCCGGCCCACGCCGAGGAGGGGAAGGTCGAGGGTGCAGGGGACAACCTCGGCGACTCCTCCGGCGTGGAGGAGGCGGACTGTGTCGAGTCCATCGACGAGGACGCCCGGACCCATGGGAGGATCGGCCACACCCAGAAGACGGCGGCGGCCCGCGAGGACGGCAGCCCGCTCATCCTCCGGCGCGACTTCGACTCCACCGACAGGGGCGAGGCCGGCCTGCACTTCCTCGCCGTCCAGCGTCGCATCGAGGACTTCGAGACGACCCGCGAGGCGATGAACGGGACCGAGCAGACCAAGCACCCGACCATCCGCCAGCGCGTCAACAACGGCATCCTCGAGTACACGTTCGTCAAGCGCCGCGGGAACTTCCTGCTCCCGCCGCGGGCACACCGCGCGCTGCCGGGCCCGAACCCGCAGTAG
- a CDS encoding winged helix-turn-helix transcriptional regulator, translating to MTDARTRIEHEIAAQPGVHFNELVRSLPFAAGHVQYHVRSLVDEEAVRRDELFGRTHYFPPGYDEFERAAIALVRRETTRDVLATLIEQGPSRPAAVAEEVGVARSTLEHHLDNLCDAGLVEKERDSRNRVTLVLADPERTGDLLADVTPTMPERLVDRFTRLVDDLLAE from the coding sequence ATGACCGACGCACGCACCCGCATCGAGCACGAGATCGCAGCACAGCCCGGCGTCCACTTCAACGAACTCGTCCGGTCGCTCCCGTTCGCGGCCGGCCACGTCCAGTACCACGTCCGCTCGCTGGTCGACGAGGAGGCGGTCCGCCGGGACGAACTGTTCGGCCGAACCCACTACTTCCCGCCCGGCTACGACGAGTTCGAGCGCGCGGCCATCGCGCTGGTCCGCCGGGAGACCACCCGCGACGTCCTCGCCACCCTCATCGAGCAGGGACCCTCCCGCCCCGCCGCGGTCGCCGAGGAGGTGGGCGTGGCGCGCTCGACGCTGGAGCACCACCTCGACAACCTCTGTGATGCCGGGCTGGTCGAGAAGGAACGCGACTCGCGCAACCGCGTGACGCTGGTGCTCGCCGACCCCGAACGGACCGGCGACCTCCTCGCCGACGTGACGCCGACGATGCCGGAACGCCTCGTGGACCGGTTCACCCGCCTGGTGGACGACCTGCTGGCCGAGTGA
- a CDS encoding DUF7471 family protein: MEPLPGLAPLHASTTVSPLLLGVLTLAGLGSALLLGLGLAAYVRRRSRPYLLVALALATIAGRSLVAWLAMMGPLTDADHHLVEHGLDVVMTALVVGAVWYAREIRQGRGTDDT, from the coding sequence ATGGAACCCCTGCCGGGGCTCGCACCACTGCACGCCAGCACCACGGTCAGCCCGCTGCTGCTGGGTGTCCTCACCCTCGCCGGCCTCGGGTCCGCGCTGTTGCTCGGGCTCGGGCTGGCGGCCTACGTCCGGCGGCGCTCGCGGCCGTACCTGCTGGTCGCACTGGCACTCGCCACCATCGCGGGGCGGTCGCTGGTCGCCTGGCTCGCGATGATGGGGCCGCTCACCGACGCCGACCACCACCTCGTCGAACACGGCCTCGACGTGGTGATGACCGCACTCGTGGTCGGCGCGGTGTGGTACGCCCGCGAGATCCGGCAGGGCCGCGGTACCGACGACACATGA
- a CDS encoding SWIM zinc finger family protein — protein MTHTRSTPASQKANLPVPSGAHLDERSRRAREEPMSVTSFGGDVYEVETESGNRYLANVVAGTCTCPDHVFREARCKHLRRVAIEITEGRVPPPGHVAVPCSVCSESVFVPTGSDEPHLCPRHRFQRGDVARDRETGGLVLVVATSDRRADEVRVPSHDCTVAEYATNRDYPADDPVVSAVYPAVRVTDDGPEPGSLRVYTFPVSRLERPDV, from the coding sequence ATGACGCACACCAGAAGCACACCAGCGTCACAGAAGGCGAACCTGCCCGTGCCCAGCGGCGCCCACCTCGACGAGCGGTCGCGTCGCGCACGCGAAGAACCCATGTCGGTCACGTCGTTCGGCGGCGACGTCTACGAGGTCGAGACCGAGTCGGGCAACCGCTACCTCGCGAACGTCGTCGCCGGCACCTGCACCTGCCCGGACCACGTGTTCCGGGAGGCGCGCTGTAAGCACCTCCGGCGCGTGGCCATCGAGATCACCGAGGGACGGGTCCCGCCGCCGGGGCACGTCGCGGTCCCCTGCTCGGTCTGTTCCGAGTCGGTGTTCGTGCCAACCGGGTCGGACGAGCCACACCTCTGCCCGCGCCACCGGTTCCAGCGCGGTGACGTGGCCCGGGACCGCGAGACCGGCGGACTGGTCCTCGTCGTGGCCACGTCGGACCGGCGCGCCGACGAGGTCCGGGTCCCGAGCCACGACTGCACGGTCGCCGAGTACGCCACCAACCGGGACTACCCGGCGGACGACCCGGTCGTGAGCGCGGTGTACCCGGCGGTCCGGGTGACCGACGACGGGCCCGAGCCCGGGTCGCTCCGGGTGTACACCTTCCCCGTCTCTCGCCTCGAGCGGCCGGACGTCTGA
- the hjc gene encoding Holliday junction resolvase Hjc, with translation MSSNRKGDRRERELVNRLDEAGFAVMRAPASGSATERELPDVLAGNGDVFYAIEAKSSSGRPIYLDGEEIEALLFFAQNFGAKARVGVRFDREDWYFFHPADLYVTDGGNYRVKKETALAEGTDFEEFVGGPRKRSLTEYDDDE, from the coding sequence ATGAGTTCGAACCGCAAGGGAGACCGACGGGAGCGCGAGCTCGTCAATCGGCTCGACGAGGCGGGCTTCGCCGTCATGCGCGCGCCGGCGAGCGGGAGCGCGACCGAGCGCGAGCTCCCCGACGTGCTGGCCGGGAACGGCGACGTGTTCTACGCGATCGAGGCGAAGTCCTCCTCGGGCCGACCCATCTATCTCGACGGCGAGGAGATCGAGGCGCTGCTCTTCTTCGCACAGAACTTCGGGGCGAAGGCCCGCGTCGGCGTGCGCTTCGACCGCGAGGACTGGTACTTCTTCCACCCGGCCGACCTCTACGTCACGGACGGGGGGAACTACCGGGTGAAGAAAGAGACGGCGCTGGCCGAGGGGACCGACTTCGAGGAGTTCGTCGGCGGCCCGCGAAAGCGCAGCCTGACGGAGTACGACGACGACGAGTAG
- a CDS encoding formate/nitrite transporter family protein: MSGEPAGGQPHDSDEQKPSTTILAEQIEEGMNQLTRSVDGLFLSGLSAGLDIGFGPLLMVVLLTLVGDTWGEPATRILLANAYTVGFVFVILGRSELFTEHTTLAVLPVLDRRAALSDLGRVWGVVFTANVVGGALFAGLAVAAAPAFGIAELSAFTEIAKPLVDHGFLELLVGAILAGWLMGLLSWLVTAAQETTGRMLVVWIVTVTIGLAHLPHCIAGNVEVLAAVFAGGIDLAQYARFMTAATIGNVLGGTTFVALLKYGHVVRGGQ; encoded by the coding sequence ATGTCAGGAGAGCCTGCCGGCGGTCAGCCGCACGACTCCGACGAGCAGAAGCCGTCGACGACCATCCTCGCCGAGCAGATCGAGGAGGGGATGAACCAGCTGACGCGGTCGGTCGACGGGCTCTTCCTCTCGGGGCTGTCGGCCGGGCTGGACATCGGCTTCGGCCCGTTGCTCATGGTGGTCCTGCTCACGCTCGTCGGCGACACCTGGGGCGAGCCGGCGACGAGAATCCTGCTGGCCAACGCCTACACCGTCGGGTTCGTCTTCGTCATCCTCGGCCGCTCGGAGCTGTTCACCGAGCACACGACGCTCGCCGTCCTCCCGGTCCTCGACCGGCGCGCCGCGCTCTCGGACCTCGGCCGGGTCTGGGGCGTCGTCTTCACCGCGAACGTGGTCGGCGGGGCGCTGTTCGCGGGGCTGGCCGTCGCGGCCGCACCCGCCTTCGGCATCGCCGAACTCTCCGCGTTCACCGAGATAGCGAAGCCGCTGGTCGACCACGGGTTCCTCGAACTGCTCGTCGGCGCCATCCTCGCCGGCTGGCTGATGGGGCTGCTCTCGTGGCTCGTGACCGCAGCCCAGGAGACGACCGGGCGGATGCTCGTCGTCTGGATCGTGACGGTCACCATCGGGCTGGCGCACCTGCCCCACTGCATCGCAGGCAACGTCGAGGTGCTCGCGGCCGTCTTCGCCGGCGGCATCGACCTGGCGCAGTACGCCCGGTTCATGACCGCCGCGACCATCGGGAACGTCCTCGGCGGCACGACGTTCGTCGCGCTGTTGAAGTACGGCCACGTCGTCCGCGGCGGCCAGTAG
- a CDS encoding adenosylhomocysteinase has product MSTYPTITEQLDDPEPTQEEGRRKMDWARQHMPILNALREEYEAEQPFAGQRIGMAMHVEAKTANLVELLADGGAEVAITGCNPLSTHDDVSAALDTHENITSYAKRGVDDDEYYEAIKAVIDIDPTITVDDGMDMVAAIHEDYPELIDTIVGGCEETTTGVHRLRAMDDDGALKYPVFAVNDTPMKTLFDNVHGTGESSLATIAMTTNLSWAGKDVVVAGYGYCGKGVAKKAAGQNANVIVTEVEPRRALEAHMEGYEVKPMEEAAEVGDVFITTTGNRDVITAEHFERMQDGVLLANAGHFDIEINLDQLDDMAVDRYEARDGVEAYEMADGRRLNVLAEGRLVNLAAPLALGHPVEVMDQSFGVQAVCVRELVENGEEYEAGVHDVPDELDKEVAEIKLAAEGVEFDALTDEQREYMGSWEHGT; this is encoded by the coding sequence ATGAGCACGTATCCGACCATCACGGAGCAACTCGACGACCCCGAACCGACCCAGGAGGAGGGCCGACGCAAGATGGACTGGGCCCGCCAGCACATGCCCATCCTGAACGCGCTCCGCGAGGAGTACGAGGCCGAACAGCCCTTCGCCGGCCAGCGCATCGGCATGGCGATGCACGTCGAGGCGAAGACGGCGAACCTCGTCGAACTCCTCGCCGACGGCGGCGCCGAGGTCGCCATCACCGGCTGCAACCCGCTCTCGACACACGACGACGTGAGCGCGGCGCTGGACACACACGAGAACATCACGTCCTACGCCAAGCGCGGCGTCGACGACGACGAGTACTACGAGGCCATCAAGGCCGTCATCGACATCGACCCGACCATCACGGTCGACGACGGGATGGACATGGTCGCCGCCATCCACGAGGACTACCCCGAACTCATCGACACCATCGTCGGCGGCTGTGAGGAGACCACGACCGGTGTCCACCGCCTCCGCGCCATGGACGACGACGGCGCCCTGAAGTACCCCGTCTTCGCGGTCAACGACACCCCGATGAAGACGCTGTTCGACAACGTCCACGGCACCGGCGAGTCCTCGCTGGCGACCATCGCCATGACCACGAACCTCTCGTGGGCCGGCAAGGACGTCGTCGTCGCCGGCTACGGCTACTGTGGCAAGGGCGTCGCGAAGAAGGCGGCGGGCCAGAACGCGAACGTCATCGTCACCGAGGTCGAGCCGCGCCGCGCCCTCGAAGCCCACATGGAGGGCTACGAGGTCAAGCCCATGGAGGAGGCCGCCGAGGTCGGCGACGTCTTCATCACCACCACGGGCAACCGCGACGTCATCACCGCCGAGCACTTCGAGCGCATGCAGGACGGCGTCCTGCTGGCGAACGCCGGCCACTTCGACATCGAGATCAACCTCGACCAGCTCGACGACATGGCCGTCGACCGCTACGAGGCCCGCGACGGCGTCGAGGCCTACGAGATGGCTGACGGGCGCCGCCTGAACGTCCTCGCGGAGGGGCGCCTCGTCAACCTCGCGGCACCCCTCGCGCTCGGCCACCCGGTCGAGGTCATGGACCAGTCCTTCGGCGTGCAGGCCGTCTGTGTGCGTGAACTCGTCGAGAACGGCGAGGAGTACGAGGCGGGCGTCCACGACGTGCCCGACGAACTCGACAAGGAGGTCGCCGAGATCAAGCTCGCGGCCGAGGGCGTCGAGTTCGACGCGCTGACCGACGAACAGCGCGAGTACATGGGCTCCTGGGAGCACGGGACGTAG